A single Mus caroli chromosome 15, CAROLI_EIJ_v1.1, whole genome shotgun sequence DNA region contains:
- the Triobp gene encoding TRIO and F-actin-binding protein isoform X3: MGGWKGPGQLRGREGLELRRPAAERGGGLGAPRSPARVSRAASPGAAMTPDLLNFKKGWMSILAEPGEWKKHWFVLTDSSLKYYRDSTAEEADELDGEIDLRSCTDVTEYAVQRNYGFQIHTKDAVYTLSAMTSGIRRNWIEALRKTVRPTSAPDVTKLSDCNKENTLHGYGTQKSSLKIGEQRTGSEVIGRGGPRKADGPRPSLDYVELSPLTPSSPQRMRTLSRSTPERPTKQEDLERDLAQRSEERRKWFESTDGRTPETPSGDGSRRGLGAPLTDDQQSRLSEEIEKKWQELEKLPLRENKRVPLTALLNQAHNERRGPTSDSHEALEKEVQSLRAQLEAWRLRGEAPQNAPRLQEDSHIPPGYISQLVGMITVPILQTRPLSSERVCDPPEVPQPAGVRGGI, from the exons atgggCGGATGGAAGGGGCCGGGGCAGCTCCGGGGAAGGGAAGGGCTGGAGCTACGGCGTCCGGCGGCCGAGAGGGGCGGTGGGCTGGGTGCGCCGCGGAGCCCGGCCCGAGTGTCCCGTGCAGCGTCCCCGGGTGCCGCCATGACG CCCGATCTGCTCAATTTCAAGAAGGGATGGATGTCAATCTTGGCTGAGCCTGGAGAG TGGAAAAAGCATTGGTTTGTGCTGACGGATTCAAGCCTCAAATATTACAGAGACTCCACGGCTGAGGAG GCAGATGAGCTGGATGGTGAGATCGACCTGCGGTCCTGCACTGACGTCACAGAGTATGCGGTCCAGCGCAACTATGGCTTCCAGATCCAT ACCAAGGACGCTGTTTATACCCTGTCGGCCATGACCTCGGGCATCCGGCGGAACTGGATTGAGGCTCTCAGGAAAACTGTGCGGCCAACTTCAGCCCCAGATGTCACCAA GCTCTCCGACTGCAATAAGGAAAACACGCTGCACGGCTATGGCACCCAGAAGAGCTCCCTGAAGATAGGGGAGCAGCGGACAGGCTCTGAGGTTATCGGCCGGGGTGGTCCTCGCAAGGCGGACGGACCACGGCCGTCACTGGACTACGTGGAGCTCTCTCCATTAACGCCAAGCTCCCCACAGCGTATGCGCACTCTGTCCCGCTCCACTCCCGAGCGCCCCACcaagcaggaggatctggagcGGGACTTGGCCCAACGCTCTGAGGAAAGACGCAAGTGGTTCGAGTCCACGGACGGCAGGACCCCAGAGACGCCCAGTGGCGATGGGTCTCGCAGGGGCCTGGGTGCCCCCCTGACTGATGACCAGCAGAGCAGGCTCAGTGAGGAGATTGAGAAGAAGTGGCAGGAATTGGAAAAGCTGCCCCTTCGGGAGAACAAGCGAGTGCCACTCACTGCCCTCCTCAACCAAGCCCACAACGAGCGTCGGGGACCTACAAGTGACAGCCATGAGGCCCTGGAGAAGGAG GTCCAGTCTCTCCGTGCCCAGCTGGAGGCTTGGCGTCTCCGAGGGGAAGCTCCTCAGAATGCACCAAGACTCCAGGAGGACAGCCATATCCCCCCAGGCTACATCTCGCAG CTGGTGGGCATGATCACtgtgcccattttacagacaaggcCACTGAGCTCTGAGAGGGTATGTGACCCGCCCGAGGTTCCCCAGCCTGCAGGTGTCAGAGGTGGGATTTGA
- the Triobp gene encoding TRIO and F-actin-binding protein isoform X2 encodes MGGWKGPGQLRGREGLELRRPAAERGGGLGAPRSPARVSRAASPGAAMTPDLLNFKKGWMSILAEPGEWKKHWFVLTDSSLKYYRDSTAEEADELDGEIDLRSCTDVTEYAVQRNYGFQIHTKDAVYTLSAMTSGIRRNWIEALRKTVRPTSAPDVTKLSDCNKENTLHGYGTQKSSLKIGEQRTGSEVIGRGGPRKADGPRPSLDYVELSPLTPSSPQRMRTLSRSTPERPTKQEDLERDLAQRSEERRKWFESTDGRTPETPSGDGSRRGLGAPLTDDQQSRLSEEIEKKWQELEKLPLRENKRVPLTALLNQAHNERRGPTSDSHEALEKEVQSLRAQLEAWRLRGEAPQNAPRLQEDSHIPPGYISQEACERSLAEMESSHQQVMEQLQRHHERELQRLQQEKEWLLAEETAATASAIEAMKKAYQEELSRELSKTRSLQQGPESLRKQHQLDMEALKQELQVLSERYSQKCLEIGALTRQAEEREHTLRRCQQEGQELLRHNQELHSHLSEEIDRLRSFIASQGTGNSCGRSNERSSCELEVLLRVKENELQYLKKEVQCLRDELQVMQKDKRFTGKYQDVYVELNHIKTRSEREIEQLKEHLRLAMAALQEKEAVRNSLAE; translated from the exons atgggCGGATGGAAGGGGCCGGGGCAGCTCCGGGGAAGGGAAGGGCTGGAGCTACGGCGTCCGGCGGCCGAGAGGGGCGGTGGGCTGGGTGCGCCGCGGAGCCCGGCCCGAGTGTCCCGTGCAGCGTCCCCGGGTGCCGCCATGACG CCCGATCTGCTCAATTTCAAGAAGGGATGGATGTCAATCTTGGCTGAGCCTGGAGAG TGGAAAAAGCATTGGTTTGTGCTGACGGATTCAAGCCTCAAATATTACAGAGACTCCACGGCTGAGGAG GCAGATGAGCTGGATGGTGAGATCGACCTGCGGTCCTGCACTGACGTCACAGAGTATGCGGTCCAGCGCAACTATGGCTTCCAGATCCAT ACCAAGGACGCTGTTTATACCCTGTCGGCCATGACCTCGGGCATCCGGCGGAACTGGATTGAGGCTCTCAGGAAAACTGTGCGGCCAACTTCAGCCCCAGATGTCACCAA GCTCTCCGACTGCAATAAGGAAAACACGCTGCACGGCTATGGCACCCAGAAGAGCTCCCTGAAGATAGGGGAGCAGCGGACAGGCTCTGAGGTTATCGGCCGGGGTGGTCCTCGCAAGGCGGACGGACCACGGCCGTCACTGGACTACGTGGAGCTCTCTCCATTAACGCCAAGCTCCCCACAGCGTATGCGCACTCTGTCCCGCTCCACTCCCGAGCGCCCCACcaagcaggaggatctggagcGGGACTTGGCCCAACGCTCTGAGGAAAGACGCAAGTGGTTCGAGTCCACGGACGGCAGGACCCCAGAGACGCCCAGTGGCGATGGGTCTCGCAGGGGCCTGGGTGCCCCCCTGACTGATGACCAGCAGAGCAGGCTCAGTGAGGAGATTGAGAAGAAGTGGCAGGAATTGGAAAAGCTGCCCCTTCGGGAGAACAAGCGAGTGCCACTCACTGCCCTCCTCAACCAAGCCCACAACGAGCGTCGGGGACCTACAAGTGACAGCCATGAGGCCCTGGAGAAGGAG GTCCAGTCTCTCCGTGCCCAGCTGGAGGCTTGGCGTCTCCGAGGGGAAGCTCCTCAGAATGCACCAAGACTCCAGGAGGACAGCCATATCCCCCCAGGCTACATCTCGCAG GAAGCCTGTGAGCGCAGCCTGGCGGAGATGGAGTCCTCACACCAACAGGTGATGGAGCAGCTGCAGAGGCACCACGAGCGAGAGCTGCAGCGGCTGCAGCAGGAGAAGGAGTGGCTGCTGGCTGAGGAGACGGCCGCCACGGCCTCAG CCATTGAAGCCATGAAGAAGGCATATCAAGAAGAGCTAAGCCGGGAGCTGAGCAAAACCCGGAGTCTCCAGCAGGGCCCAGAGAGCCTTCGGAAGCAACACCA GCTGGACATGGAGGCGCTGAAGCAGGAGCTGCAGGTGCTGTCTGAGAGGTACTCGCAGAAGTGCCTGGAGATCGGGGCCCTGACAAGGCAGGCAGAAGAGCGCGAGCACACCCTGCGGCGCTGCCAGCAAGAGGGCCAGGAGCTGCTGCGCCACAACCAG GAGCTGCACTCCCACCTGTCCGAGGAGATCGACCGTTTGCGCAGCTTCATCGCCTCACAGGGCACAGGCAACAGCTGCGGGCGCAGCAATGAGAGGAGCTCCTGTGAGCTGGAG GTGCTACTGCGAGTGAAGGAGAATGAACTCCAGTACCTGAAGAAGGAGGTGCAGTGTCTCCGGGATGAGCTCCAGGTGATGCAGAAG GACAAACGCTTCACGGGGAAGTACCAGGATGTGTACGTGGAGCTGAACCACATCAAGACTCGGTCGGAGCGTGAGATCGAGCAGCTGAAGGAGCACCTGCGCCTGGCCATGGCTGCCCTGCAGGAGAAGGAGGCTGTGAGGAACAGCTTGGCTGAGTAG